TCCGAGTCCAACGGTTTCGTCGAAGACGCCAGCCTCAATCTGTTGCTGCGCAACGCCTACTTCAACCGTGATTACAAAGACAATACCAACGACGCCAAGACCTGGGGTCAGGGCTTCATCGCCACCTTCGAGTCCGGTTTTACCCAAGGTACCGTCGGCTTCGGCGTCGATGCCTTCGGTCTGCTCGGGGTCAAGCTCGACAGCGGCCGCGGCCGCAACTATCGCGCCTTCTTCGACACCGATAGCGAAGGCCGTCCGGTGGACGACCTGTCCCAGGCCGGCGGCGCGGTGAAGCTGCGCGTCTCCAATACCGTGATCAAGTACGGCAACCAGTTCCCTTCCCTGCCGGTTCTGGCCCATGACGACAGCCGTCTGCTGCCACAGACCTTCACCGGCACGCTGGTTACCAGCAACGAGATCGAAGGCCTGGAGCTGAACGCCGGTCGTTTCACCGCTGACAGCCCGATGGGCGACTCGGCGCGCGATCCTAATCGCCTCAAGAGTATCGACGTGCTCGGCGGCAGCTACGCCGTCAGCGATGACCTGAGCCTGGCGATGTATCACGCCGATCTCGAGGACATGTACAAACGCTACTACGCCAACGTCAATTACAACCTGGCGCTGGCGGCCGATCAGGCGCTGAACTTCGACTTCAACATCTACCGCACCAAGTACGACACCGGCTCGGTGGCCGCAATCGATCTCGGCGGTGACGGCCAGGGTGATCGCAACACCATCTGGAGTCTGGCGGCCAAGTACAGCATCGGCGCTCATGCCTTCATCGTCGCGCATCAGCGCAACAGCGGCGATGCCGGCTTCGCCTATGACTACGGCGATGGCGGTTCCAGTATCTACCTGGCCAACTCCTACTACTCGGACTTCAACTTGAAGGACGAGCGCTCCTGGCAGGCCAGCTACGAGCTGGATTTCACCGAGTATGGCGTGCCGGGTCTGCGTTACAAGTTCGCTTATGTACGCGGTGACAACATCGATACCGGCAACGACAACAACGGCACCGAGCGCGAGATCTTCAACCAGATCGGCTACACCATCCAGAGTGGGGCCGCCAAGGATCTGCACCTGCGCTTGCGTAACTCCATCTACCGTTCCAGCACCGATGTTGGGCCAGATCTCAACGAGATTCGCGCTTTCGTCGAATACCCGCTGAGCATCCTCTGATGGTCGCTGCCCCGGCCTTGGCCGGGGCAGTTCTCAACCACGCAGAGCTTGCGCAACGGCCCTCGCGGCATCCTCGATAGCCCGTTCCTCATAGGGCGCAAACCCCATTACCAGTCCCGGCCATCGCGGATTGACGCAGTAACTCGCCAGTGGCTGCGCGTCGATACCGGCAGCCTGCAAACGCGCGATTGCGCGCCAACTGGGCCAACCCGCCCTGCAACTCACCGGGTTTGTTGCGAAACCCCGTCAGCGATATGCCACCGTAACGGCCAATACCTCCAATCGTGCTCATGCTGTGCTCCTTGACTGAGTTGCAATTGCCAGGCGCACTTAACCAATTGAAGGTATTGAATATTTAGATAGATAAGGATGACGAGGCAAGCCCTTGCCGCTGGTGGCAAGGGCTTGCAGGGGCAGGCTTAGTGCTGACCGCTCATTTGCCGGAAGGCATCGAGCAGTGCCTGACTGAGATCGACCGAGGAGAACTTGGTCAGCACCGCGTTGGCACCGACCGAGCGTGCTTTCTCGGTATTCATGGTGCTGTCCAGCGAGGTGTGTAGTAGCACGTAGGTATCGGCGATATCGGGGCTGCGACGAATTTCCTGAACCAGGCTGTAGCCGTCCATCTCCGGCATCTCGATGTCCGAGACCAGCAGCTCGAATGGCATGCCGGCCTGATGGTATTCATGCAGTTGTTGCAGGGCAGCCTGGGCGCTGCGCACTGCGGTGCAGTCGAGCCCCAGTTGGCGCAGCACGTTAAGGGTCTGTTGCAGCGCAACTTGCGAGTCGTCGACCAACAGCACGCGGCGGCCTTGTAACAAGCGCGCGTCCTGGCCATCGAGCAGTTGCCCAACTGGCGCCTCTTCCAGTGCTGGGGCGATATCGTGCAGCACCTTCTCGATATCGAGAATCTGCACGATGGCGCCATCGATCTGGGTCACGCCAGTGATGAAGGCCCGATTACCGGCCCCGGCAGGTGGAGGACGCACGTCGCGGGTGGAGCACTGCACGATACGCTCCACACTTTTCACATGCAGGCCCTGACGCGAGCGACTCAGCTCGGTAACAATCAGGCAGCCGTCGTCTTCGTCAGCCGCACCGCGCTCGCCGATGGCGCGCGCCAGGTCGATCACCGTCATCGCGGCGCCGCGCAAAGTGGCGATGCCGCGAACATTGGGGTGACGATTAGGCAGTTTGGTCAAGGCCGGACAGGGAATGATCTCATTGACCTTGAGCAGGTTGATCCCCAGCAGGCGGCCGCTATGCAAACGAAACAACAACAGCGATAGCGCGTCGCCGATGACCATACTCATGCCACTTTCCTTGAAAGAACGATTAGACCTACCGGATATAGCGACCGGGTGGCCACGGACTTTAATCCGTGGCCAGTTTCAGGGCCACTCGCCCGCGATTAGGGCAGGTTTCCATGTAGCGATGCGCTTCGACGAAGTCTTCGAAATCGAACACCTTATCGATCACCGGCGTCAGCAAACGGTCCGCCGTCATCTGGTTGATGTGCGTAAGTGCGCGCTGCACAGCATCATTGTTCGGCTCGATCCCCAGTTCCGGGCAGCCAGTGAAATCCAGCACGCAGTGACGGAAAAACTGCAGGTGCTTCTTGAAGGCTGCGCAGGCAGGAAATGCCGTGTCGTTGCCGCCATTAATACCGTACAGGATCAACTTGCCGCGCGGTGCAGCGATATCACCCAGTAGCTTCATCTGCGGGCCGGCACACTGGTCGAGAATCACCTCGACACCCTTGCCCTCGGTGTAGCGCTCGACTTCCAGGACCAGGTCCTGCTCTTCGGTCGCGATCACCTTGTCCGCACCCAGGCCACGCAGGAACTCGCGATCCTCCGAGGAACTGGTGGAGGCGATGACCTTGGCACCCAGTGCCTTGGCCAGTTGCACGGTTTGCGGCGCCATGCAGTGGCTAGCCTCGGTGATCAGTACATGCTGGCCGGGCTTCAGATGCGCGAGGTCGATCAGCGCCAGATAGCCGAACAGCAGGCTGGTGTAATGCACGCTGGCCTCGACCGGGCTGAGCACGTCGGGATAACGGGTCAGGGCGTGGCTGGGCATCAGCACCAGATCGCCCCAGGTCGGATAACGATTCGGCGTGCCCGCCGGGAAGCCGGCAACGGCGGCGCCGACGTCGAAGTTGCTCACGCCGTCACCCAGCGCGGCCACTGTACCGGCCAATTCAAAACCGGTGCCGGCCGGGAGCTTGGCCTGTTCGGACGCCAGGTTCTGCCGCCACAGCACGTCCTTCCAGCCCAGGCCGACTGCCTGCACACGCACCAAGACTTCGCCAGGGCCGGGCACAGGGGTCGGAACCTCTTCGTACTGGAGCACATCGGCATCGCCGAACTTATGAAAACGGATCATGCGGGACATCGCTTACCTCGAGCTTGATCGCGGATTAACACTTCAATGACTGTGGACTCTATCCGCTGTGCGGCGGCGACACTATCAGACTCTATCGATAGTCTTCATGCCTGTCAGTGATTCAGCAGCTTTCAATCCGCTGCACACTGCCCGTACTATTGCCTGGGCAAAGGCTCTCATTTGCAGCGCCGCGCTGACAAGGCCCGTATCCCTCGAATGGTACCCGGATGAACCGCAACGACCTGCGCCGCCTCGATCTGAACCTGTTGATTGTCTTCGAGACCTTGATGCACGAGCGCAGCGTGACGCGAGCAGCGGAGAAGCTGTTTCTCGGCCAGCCCGCCATCAGTGCGGCGCTGGCTCGTCTGCGTACCCTGTTCGATGACCCACTGTTCGTGCGTACCGGGCGCAGCATGGAACCGACACCGCGCGCGCAGGAGATCTTCGCCCTGCTCTCGCCGGCGCTGGACTCGATCTCCACTGCTGTCAGCCGCGCCGCCGACTTCGATCCTGCCACCAGCAAAGCGATATTTCGCATCGGCCTGTCCGATGACGTCGAGTTCGCCCTGCTGCCCGCCCTCCTGCGCCGTCTGCGCGCTGAAGCCCCCGGCGTGGTGCTGGTGATTCGCCGCACCAACTACCTGATGATGCCGGGGCTGTTGGCTTCAGGCGAAATCTCGGTGGGCGTCGCCTACACCGAGGAACTTCCGGCCAACGCCAAGCGCAAGATTCTCCGCCGCAGCAAGGCCAAACTGCTGCGTGCCGACACCGTACCCGGTGCGCTCAGCCTTGATGATTATTGCGCGCGCCCGCATGCGCTGGTGTCCTTCGCCGGCGACCTCACCGGCTTCATCGACGATGAACTGGCCAAGGTCGGGCGTGAGCGCCACATCGTACTGGCCGTTCCGCAGTTCAACGGTCTGGCCACCCTGCTGGCGGAAACCGATATCGTCGCCAGCGTGCCGGATTACACCGCCGCTGCCTTGACCGCAGCCGGCGGCCTGCGCGCCGAGGATCTGCCGCTGGAAACGCAGACCTTCGAGCTGCACATGGCCTGGCGCGGCGCCCAAGACAATGACCCGGCCGAGCGCTGGCTACGTTCGCGTATTCAGATGTTCTGCGGCGACCCGGATAGCCTTTGATAAATATCTGGAAACGCACCATCCAAGTGTCTCCAGGAACCTTGGTGCACCCTCATAGATCAAAATTGATATAAGTCCGTCTTTATCATTCCCGATGATGTTCAAATTCATGGCATTCGATTCGTAGCCCTCCAAGTCTCGTCGCAGACTCCGCCAATCCACAAATCCGACTGGCGGAGTCACCCATGGAACAGCAGCACAAGTACATCTGGATATTCCCCCTGGCCCTCGCCGGCGTCCTCGCACTCAGCGGCTGCGAACAGGCTGAGCAGAGTCAGGCGCAAATGCCCGCACCCAAGGTCAGCGTTGCCGAAGTGATCGAGCAGCCGATCAACGAATGGGACGAGTTCACCGGGCGCCTCGAAGCACCGCAGTCCGTCGAAATCCGCCCACGCGTCTCCGGTTACATCGACAAGGTCGCCTTCGACGAAGGCACGCTGGTGAAGAAAGGCAATCTGCTGTTCCAGATCGACCCGCGTCCGTTCCAGGCCGAGGTCAAACGCCTCGAAGCCCAACTGCAACAGGCCCGCGCCAGCCAGGCCCGTGCCGCCAACGAAGCCCGCCGCGGCGAACGCCTGCGCCAGAGCAACGCCATCTCCGCAGAATTGGCCGATGCTCGCGCCAGCGCCGCCACCGAAGCTCAGGCTCAGGTCGCCGCAATCGCCGCCGAGTTGGAAAACGCCCGCCTCAACCTCAGTTTCACCCGCATCACTGCGCCCATCGACGGTCGCGTAAGCCGCGCCGAAATCACCGAAGGCAACCTGGTCGGTGCCGGCGAGAGCCTGCTGACCTCGGTGGTCTCCACCGACAAGGTCTACGCCTACTTCGATGCCGATGAGCGCGCCTTCCTCAAGTATGTCGAGCTGGCCCGTCAGTCCGGCTCCGACGCCCGTGGTGCCAGCCCGGTATACCTCGGTCTGTCCGATGAAGCCGGCCACCCGCATCTGGGCCAGCTGGACTTTCTCGACAACCAGGTCAACCCGCGTACCGGCACCATTCGTGGTCGCGCCGTATTCGACAATCAGGACGGCCGTTTTACCCCGGGCCTGTACGCGCGCCTGAAGCTGGTGGGCAGCAAGCCCTACGCCGCCACTCTGATCAAGGACGAAGCCGTCGGCACCGACCTGGGCAAGAAGTACGTGTTGGTGCTGGGCGACAATAACGCCGTGGCCTATCGCACCATCGAGCTGGGTTCGAAGCTCGAAGGCCTGCGCATCGTCCGCAGCGGCCTGAGCAAGGGCGAGAAGATCGTGGTCAACGGTCTGCAGCGCGCCATGCCCGGCGCCACCGTCGACCCGCAACCCGTGGCCATGGCCGATGACAGCACCCTCGAGCAACTGGCGCGCCTGCGTCAGGCCGTCGATGCAAGCCAGGCCCCGCGTATCGCCGCCGACCACATCGACGCTCGCGCGCCGCGCGGCTGATAACGCCTGCGCGACTTGAGGAACCCCCATGAATTTCTCGCAATTCTTTATCCAGCGGCCGATCTTCGCCGCCGTGCTGTCGCTGCTGATCCTGATTGGCGGCGCCATCTCGCTGTTTCAACTGCCGATAAGTGAATACCCGGAGGTGGTGCCGCCGACCGTGGTGGTGCGTGCCGACTTCCCCGGTGCCAACCCCAAGGTGATCGGTGAAACTGTTGCCTCGCCGCTGGAACAGGCCATCGTCGGCGTCGAGGGCATGCTCTACATGTCGTCACAATCGACCATCGATGGCCGCCTGACGCTGACCGTGACCTTCGCTCTGGGTACCGATCTGGACAACGCCCAGGTGCAGGTACAGAACCGCGTCACCCGCACCATGCCGACCCTGCCTACCGAGGTGCAGCGTCTCGGTGTGACCGTGGATAAGGCCTCCCCGGACCTGACCATGGTGGTGCACCTGACCTCACCGGATCAGCGCTACGACATGCTCTACCTGTCCAACTACGCCGCGCTCAACGTCAAGGACGAGCTGGCGCGCCTGGATGGTGTGGGCGACGTGCAGCTGTTCGGCATGGGCAACTACTCGCTGCGCGTCTGGCTGGATCCGAACAAGGTGGCCTCGCGTGGCCTGACCGCTACCGATGTGGTCACCGCCATTCGTGAGCAGAACCGCCAGGTCGCCGCTGGTGCCCTCGGCGCGCCGCCTTCCGATGCCGGCAACAGCTTCCAGCTGTCGATCAACGCCCAAGGCCGCCTGGTCAGCGAGGAAGAGTTCGAGAACATCATCATCCGCGTCGGTGACAACGGCGAGATTACCCGTCTGCGCGACATTGCCCGCGTCGAGCTGGGCTCCAACCAGTACGCCCTGCGCTCGTTGCTGGACAACCAGCCGGCGGTCGCCATCCCGGTGTTCCAACGTCCCGGCTCCAACGCCATCGATATTTCCGACTCGGTGCGCGAACGCATGGCCGAGCTGAAACAAAGCTTTCCGCAGGGCATGGACTACGAGATCGTCTACGACCCGACCATCTTCGTGCGTGGTTCCATCGAAGCGGTGGTGCATACCCTGCTCGAAGCCATCGTGCTGGTGGTGCTGGTGGTGATCCTGTTCCTGCAAACCTGGCGCGCTTCGATCATCCCGCTGGCCGCCGTGCCGGTCTCGCTGATCGGCACCTTCGCGGTGATGCACCTGTTCGGCTTCTCGCTCAACGCCCTGTCACTGTTCGGTCTGGTGCTGGCCATCGGCATCGTGGTGGACGATGCCATCGTCGTGGTGGAGAACGTCGAACGCAATATCGCCCTGGGCAAGTCGCCGGTAGACGCTACCCGGCAGGCGATGAAGGAGGTGACCGGCCCTATCGTCGCCACCGCCCTGGTGCTGTGCGCCGTGTTCATCCCGACGGCCTTCATTTCCGGCCTTACCGGGCAGTTCTACCAGCAGTTCGCGCTGACCATCGCCATTTCCACGGTGATCTCGGCAATCAACTCGCTGACCCTGTCGCCAGCACTCGCTGCCATCCTGCTCAAGGATCACCACGCGCCGAAAGATGCCTTCTCGCGTGGGCTCGACAACCTATTCGGTGGTTGGCTGTTCGCCCCGTTCAACCGCATGTTCGAGCGCGCCAGCAACCGTTACGTCGGCACCGTGCGTCGCGTGCTGCGTGGTAGCAGCATCGCCATGCTGATTTATGGTGGCCTGCTGGTACTCGGCTACCTGGGTTTCTCCAGCACTCCGGCCGGCTTCGTGCCGCAGCAGGACAAGCAGTACCTGGTGGCCTTCGCCCAACTGCCGGACGCCGCGACGCTGGATCGCACCGAAACAGTCATCAAGCGCATGAGCGAGATCGCCGGCCAGCATCCGGGGGTGGAAAACACCGTGGCTTTCCCTGGCCTGTCGATCAACGGCTTCACCAACAGCCCCAACAGCGGCATCGTTTTCACCCCGCTCAAGCCTTTTGATGAACGCACCGATCCGTCGTTGAGCGCCACGGCTATCGCCGCCGAACTCAATGCGCAGTTCGCCGATATTCAGGACGCCTACATCGCCATCTTCCCGCCGCCACCGGTACAGGGGCTGGGCACCATCGGCGGCTTCCGCCTGCAGATTCAGGATCGCGGCAACCTGGGCTACGAAGAGCTGTATACGCAGACCCAGAACATCCTCAACAAGGCCCGGCAGTTGCCGGAGCTGAACCCGATGTCGGTGTTCACCAGCTATCAGGTCAACGTGCCGCCGGTCGATGCCGCCATCGACCGGGAGAAGGCCAAGACCCATGGCGTGGCCATCAGCGACATCTTCGACACCTTGCAGGTGTACCTGGGCTCGCTGTATGCCAACGACTTCAACCGCTTCGGCCGTACCTACCAGGTCAACGTCCAGGCTGACCAGCAGTTCCGCCTGGAGCCGGAGCAGATCGGCCAGCTCAAGGTGCGCAACAACCGTGGCGAGATGGTGCCGCTGTCGACCTTCGTCAAGGTCGATGACAGCGCAGGCCCGGATCGGGTGATGCACTACAACGGCTTCCTCACTGCCGAGATCAACGGTGCCGCCGCGCCGGGCTACAGCTCGGGCCAGGCCGAGGCGGCCATAGCCAAATTGCTGGAAGAAGAACTGCCAATCGGCATGACCTTCGAGTGGACCGATCTGACCTACCAGCAGATTCTCGCCGGCAATACCGCGATCTTCATCTTCCCGCTCTGCGTGCTGCTGGCGTTCCTGGTGCTGGCGGCTCAGTACGAAAGCTGGAGTCTGCCGCTGGCGGTGATCCTGATCGTACCGACCGTACTGCTCGCCGCCATCACCGGCGTAATTATGGCCGGCATCGACAACAACATCTTCACCCAGATCGGCCTGATCGTGCTGGTGGGCCTGGCCTGCAAGAACGCCATTCTGCTGGTGGAGTTCGCCAAGGACAAACAGGAAGAAGGCATGGATCGCGTCGCTGCCGTGCTGGAAGCCTGCCGCCTGCGTCTGCGCCCGATCCTGATGACCTCCATCGCCTTCATCATGGGCGTGGTGCCACTGGTTCTCTCCTCCGGTGCCGGAGCCGAGATGCGCCATGCCATGGGCGTGGCGGTGTTCAGCGGGATGATCGGCGTGACCTTCTTCGGCCTGCTGCTGACGCCGGTGTTCTATGTCCTGATCCGTGGTTTCGTGGAAAAACGCGCAGCCCGCAAAGCCGTCAGCCTGCGGGAGTCGCATGCATGAAAGCCTTTGCCCCCGCTCTGCTGACCCTGGCGCTATCGGCCTGCGCCGTCGGCCCTGACTACCGGGCACCTGCTACCGAGCCCGCGCGCTTCAAGGCGCTGGAGGCGGCCGAGTACGACCGCAGCCGCTTCGAAGCCACCTGGTGGCAGCAGTTCGACGACCCGACGCTGAACCAACTGGTGCAGCGCTCGCTTGCGGACAACCGCGAGTTGCGCGTGGCGTTCAACCGCCTGCGTGCAGCGCGGGCGATTCGTGATGACGTGGCCAACGACCGCCTGCCCACCGTTACCAGCCGCGCCAGTGGTGAGTTCGGCAAGGCCCAGCAGCCCCCGACCACGGACGAGCGCGTTCGTCAGGAACGCTACGACCTGGGCCTGGACATGGCCTGGGAAGTGGATCTGTTCGGTCGCATCCAGCGCCAGTTGGAAGCCAGCGAGGCGCGCCTCGAAGTGGCCGAAGCCGACTATTACCAGTTGCAGGTCAGCCTGATCGCCGAGTTGGTCGATGCCTACGGCACCCTGCGCGGTGCGCAACTGCGCGAGCGCATCGCCCGCGACAACCTGAAGAACCAGCAGCACTCACGCGCCATCACCGAGCAGTTGCGCGATGCCGGGGTCGGCACCGAGCTCGATGTGCTACGTGCCGACGCACGCCTGGCCGACACCGAGGCCAGCCTGCCGCAACTGCAGGCGCAACAGGTACGGGCGCAGAACCGTATCGCCACCCTGCTCGGCCAACGCCCGGAGCAATTGCAGATCGATCTGTCGCCCAAACCGCTACCGGTGATTGCCAAGGCGTTGCCCATCGGCAACCCGGGCGAACTGTTGCGCCGCCGCCCGGATATCCAGGCGGCTGAACGACAGCTGGCAGCGGCGACCGCTGAGGTGGGTGTGGCGACGGCAGACCTGTTCCCGCGGGTCAGCCTCTCCGGCTTTCTAGGCTTCACCGCTGGTCGTGGCTCGCTACTGGGCGCCTCGGCGGCGCGGGCCTGGGGCGTAGCGCCGAGCATCAGCTGGGCGGCGTTCGATCTGGGCAGCGTGCGCGCCCGTCTGCGGGGAGCCGAAGCCGAAGCCGACGGTGCTCTGGCGCAATACGAGCAGCAGGTACTGCTGGCCCTGGAAGAATCGGAAAACGCCTTCAGCGATTACGGTAAACGCCAGCAACGTCTGATCGCCCTGGTTCGCCAGGCTGAAGCCAGCCGTGCGGCAGCGGATCAGGCCGCGATTCGCTATCGCGAAGGCACAACGGATTTTCTCGTGTTGCTAGATGCCGAACGCGAACGCCTGGCTGCCGAAGATGCCCAGGCAGTGGCCGAAGTCGAGCTGTACAGCGGCATCGTCGCTATCTACAAGGCGCTCGGCGGTGGCTGGCAACCGCCGGCCTGAACCCTCTCTCCAGGGAGCGGCCCAGCTCCGCTGCTCCTTTAGCCCTGGTCGCGCCTGGCGTGTCCGGGGCTTTTTTATGCGACGCCGTGAAGCCCTTTCACGCGCTCTGGTCGCACTCGACGCGGTTACGTCCACCTTGTTTGGCCCGGTACAGGGCTGCATCGGCCCGTTGCAGAAGCTGCTGCGGATCCCCTCCCGCAGTGGTCTGCATCGCGGCCACGCCAATGCTCAGGGTGACGCGAGCGTAGGGCGAGCCGCTATGGGCAAGGTTCAGACTAGCCATGGCGGCGATCAGTTTTTCGGCCCGTTGCAGCGCGCCGGCCAACGCGGTGCCCGGCGCCAGGAAGACGAACTCCTCCCCTCCGTAGCGGGCAACGAAATCCGTCGAGCGCGCCAGCGTCGCCGCCAGTGTCTGCGCGTTCTGACGCAAACAAGCATCGCCTGCCGGGTGCCCGTAGAGGTCGTTGTAGGCCTTGAACCAATCCACATCCATGATGGCCAGCGCCCGCGGCGCAGCATTGCGTTGCCCCTGTCACCATTGTCGCGTGAGTTCGGCATCGAACTGCCGGCGGTTGCCGATATTCGTCAATGCGTCGGTCACGCTGAGATTTTCCAGGCGTTGATTGAGTCGCTGCAGTTCCTGCGTGCGTTCCTGCACACGCTGCCCCAGTTCACGCTCGGAGCGCTGCAGGGTCTCTACCAGTTGTGCCTGGGTTTGCAGCAGTTGCGCCTGGGTGCGCGTCTTTTCCTGACGCATGACGTTGATGCGGTCGGCCAGGGCAAAGGCCAGCAGGAGCATCTCCAGCGATGAGCCCAACTGCAGACCATCGACGGTGAATACGTTGTTCGGTAGCACGCCCATGACACGCAGCGTGGTGGTGGCGCCACCGAGTATCAGCAGGCCAAAGGCTGCAAGGAAAAAATAGGCGCTGCGCTGACGAGTGCGATGGCGAATATCGCCAACGCCGTGAGCAGGTTGAACATTCGGGTGTTTTCCGTGGCCGGCAACAAGATGTTCGCCATTATCGATTCACTCGGTGAGGGGCTGGCCTTCAAGGTCGATGCTGACCTGTTTCTCGGCTATATCGACCGCCCCGGCATCCGCCCTGCCCCTTACCTGGCTCGCGCTCGCTGGATCAGCATGAATGCGCGGCAATTGCCGCTCGGCGACG
The genomic region above belongs to Pseudomonas sediminis and contains:
- a CDS encoding LysR family transcriptional regulator, translating into MNRNDLRRLDLNLLIVFETLMHERSVTRAAEKLFLGQPAISAALARLRTLFDDPLFVRTGRSMEPTPRAQEIFALLSPALDSISTAVSRAADFDPATSKAIFRIGLSDDVEFALLPALLRRLRAEAPGVVLVIRRTNYLMMPGLLASGEISVGVAYTEELPANAKRKILRRSKAKLLRADTVPGALSLDDYCARPHALVSFAGDLTGFIDDELAKVGRERHIVLAVPQFNGLATLLAETDIVASVPDYTAAALTAAGGLRAEDLPLETQTFELHMAWRGAQDNDPAERWLRSRIQMFCGDPDSL
- a CDS encoding GGDEF domain-containing protein, which translates into the protein MDVDWFKAYNDLYGHPAGDACLRQNAQTLAATLARSTDFVARYGGEEFVFLAPGTALAGALQRAEKLIAAMASLNLAHSGSPYARVTLSIGVAAMQTTAGGDPQQLLQRADAALYRAKQGGRNRVECDQSA
- a CDS encoding chemotaxis protein CheV, whose protein sequence is MSMVIGDALSLLLFRLHSGRLLGINLLKVNEIIPCPALTKLPNRHPNVRGIATLRGAAMTVIDLARAIGERGAADEDDGCLIVTELSRSRQGLHVKSVERIVQCSTRDVRPPPAGAGNRAFITGVTQIDGAIVQILDIEKVLHDIAPALEEAPVGQLLDGQDARLLQGRRVLLVDDSQVALQQTLNVLRQLGLDCTAVRSAQAALQQLHEYHQAGMPFELLVSDIEMPEMDGYSLVQEIRRSPDIADTYVLLHTSLDSTMNTEKARSVGANAVLTKFSSVDLSQALLDAFRQMSGQH
- a CDS encoding zinc-dependent alcohol dehydrogenase family protein yields the protein MSRMIRFHKFGDADVLQYEEVPTPVPGPGEVLVRVQAVGLGWKDVLWRQNLASEQAKLPAGTGFELAGTVAALGDGVSNFDVGAAVAGFPAGTPNRYPTWGDLVLMPSHALTRYPDVLSPVEASVHYTSLLFGYLALIDLAHLKPGQHVLITEASHCMAPQTVQLAKALGAKVIASTSSSEDREFLRGLGADKVIATEEQDLVLEVERYTEGKGVEVILDQCAGPQMKLLGDIAAPRGKLILYGINGGNDTAFPACAAFKKHLQFFRHCVLDFTGCPELGIEPNNDAVQRALTHINQMTADRLLTPVIDKVFDFEDFVEAHRYMETCPNRGRVALKLATD
- a CDS encoding OprD family porin, with amino-acid sequence MHKKHCLALACSLALGGQLAHASSQSESNGFVEDASLNLLLRNAYFNRDYKDNTNDAKTWGQGFIATFESGFTQGTVGFGVDAFGLLGVKLDSGRGRNYRAFFDTDSEGRPVDDLSQAGGAVKLRVSNTVIKYGNQFPSLPVLAHDDSRLLPQTFTGTLVTSNEIEGLELNAGRFTADSPMGDSARDPNRLKSIDVLGGSYAVSDDLSLAMYHADLEDMYKRYYANVNYNLALAADQALNFDFNIYRTKYDTGSVAAIDLGGDGQGDRNTIWSLAAKYSIGAHAFIVAHQRNSGDAGFAYDYGDGGSSIYLANSYYSDFNLKDERSWQASYELDFTEYGVPGLRYKFAYVRGDNIDTGNDNNGTEREIFNQIGYTIQSGAAKDLHLRLRNSIYRSSTDVGPDLNEIRAFVEYPLSIL
- a CDS encoding efflux RND transporter permease subunit translates to MNFSQFFIQRPIFAAVLSLLILIGGAISLFQLPISEYPEVVPPTVVVRADFPGANPKVIGETVASPLEQAIVGVEGMLYMSSQSTIDGRLTLTVTFALGTDLDNAQVQVQNRVTRTMPTLPTEVQRLGVTVDKASPDLTMVVHLTSPDQRYDMLYLSNYAALNVKDELARLDGVGDVQLFGMGNYSLRVWLDPNKVASRGLTATDVVTAIREQNRQVAAGALGAPPSDAGNSFQLSINAQGRLVSEEEFENIIIRVGDNGEITRLRDIARVELGSNQYALRSLLDNQPAVAIPVFQRPGSNAIDISDSVRERMAELKQSFPQGMDYEIVYDPTIFVRGSIEAVVHTLLEAIVLVVLVVILFLQTWRASIIPLAAVPVSLIGTFAVMHLFGFSLNALSLFGLVLAIGIVVDDAIVVVENVERNIALGKSPVDATRQAMKEVTGPIVATALVLCAVFIPTAFISGLTGQFYQQFALTIAISTVISAINSLTLSPALAAILLKDHHAPKDAFSRGLDNLFGGWLFAPFNRMFERASNRYVGTVRRVLRGSSIAMLIYGGLLVLGYLGFSSTPAGFVPQQDKQYLVAFAQLPDAATLDRTETVIKRMSEIAGQHPGVENTVAFPGLSINGFTNSPNSGIVFTPLKPFDERTDPSLSATAIAAELNAQFADIQDAYIAIFPPPPVQGLGTIGGFRLQIQDRGNLGYEELYTQTQNILNKARQLPELNPMSVFTSYQVNVPPVDAAIDREKAKTHGVAISDIFDTLQVYLGSLYANDFNRFGRTYQVNVQADQQFRLEPEQIGQLKVRNNRGEMVPLSTFVKVDDSAGPDRVMHYNGFLTAEINGAAAPGYSSGQAEAAIAKLLEEELPIGMTFEWTDLTYQQILAGNTAIFIFPLCVLLAFLVLAAQYESWSLPLAVILIVPTVLLAAITGVIMAGIDNNIFTQIGLIVLVGLACKNAILLVEFAKDKQEEGMDRVAAVLEACRLRLRPILMTSIAFIMGVVPLVLSSGAGAEMRHAMGVAVFSGMIGVTFFGLLLTPVFYVLIRGFVEKRAARKAVSLRESHA
- a CDS encoding TolC family protein encodes the protein MKAFAPALLTLALSACAVGPDYRAPATEPARFKALEAAEYDRSRFEATWWQQFDDPTLNQLVQRSLADNRELRVAFNRLRAARAIRDDVANDRLPTVTSRASGEFGKAQQPPTTDERVRQERYDLGLDMAWEVDLFGRIQRQLEASEARLEVAEADYYQLQVSLIAELVDAYGTLRGAQLRERIARDNLKNQQHSRAITEQLRDAGVGTELDVLRADARLADTEASLPQLQAQQVRAQNRIATLLGQRPEQLQIDLSPKPLPVIAKALPIGNPGELLRRRPDIQAAERQLAAATAEVGVATADLFPRVSLSGFLGFTAGRGSLLGASAARAWGVAPSISWAAFDLGSVRARLRGAEAEADGALAQYEQQVLLALEESENAFSDYGKRQQRLIALVRQAEASRAAADQAAIRYREGTTDFLVLLDAERERLAAEDAQAVAEVELYSGIVAIYKALGGGWQPPA
- the mexE gene encoding multidrug efflux RND transporter periplasmic adaptor subunit MexE, with protein sequence MEQQHKYIWIFPLALAGVLALSGCEQAEQSQAQMPAPKVSVAEVIEQPINEWDEFTGRLEAPQSVEIRPRVSGYIDKVAFDEGTLVKKGNLLFQIDPRPFQAEVKRLEAQLQQARASQARAANEARRGERLRQSNAISAELADARASAATEAQAQVAAIAAELENARLNLSFTRITAPIDGRVSRAEITEGNLVGAGESLLTSVVSTDKVYAYFDADERAFLKYVELARQSGSDARGASPVYLGLSDEAGHPHLGQLDFLDNQVNPRTGTIRGRAVFDNQDGRFTPGLYARLKLVGSKPYAATLIKDEAVGTDLGKKYVLVLGDNNAVAYRTIELGSKLEGLRIVRSGLSKGEKIVVNGLQRAMPGATVDPQPVAMADDSTLEQLARLRQAVDASQAPRIAADHIDARAPRG